The segment ATGCCCACCGTCGGGATGGGGAGGTCGTGCGTGATGCGCTTGGCGACCTCGCTGGTCACCATCTCGAGCACCACCGCGAACGCGCCCGCCTCCGCCACCGCGTGCGCGTCGGCCACCACGTCTTCGGCGGCGTCGCCGCGGCCCTGCACGCGGTATCCGCCGATGGCGTGCTCGCTCTGCGGGGTGAAGCCGACGTGCGCCATCACCGGGATGCCGGCGGCGGTGATCGCCGCGATCTGCTCCGCGACGCGGCGGCCGCCCTCCAGCTTGATCGCGTGGGCGCCGCCCTCCTTCATGAACCGGACGGCGGTGCGCAGCGCCTGCGTGGGGCCCTCCTCGTACGAGCCGAACGGCAGGTCGGCGACGACGAGCGTGCGCTTTGTGGCGCGTACCACAGCGCGTACCAGCGGGATCAGGTCGTCGACAGTGACCGGGACGGTCGTCTCGTAGCCGAACACGTTGTTTGCCGCCGAGTCGCCCACGAGGAGCACCGGGATGCCGGCCTCGTCAAAGATGCCGGCGGTGTACTGGTCGTACGAGGTGAGCATCGGCCAGCGCTCGCCGCGCTGCTTGGCCGCGATCAGGTCGCGCGTGCGGATCCGCCGGGTGGCAGGGCCGCCGTACAGCGTGGGCTCGGACATCGTCGTCTCCTCTCCTCGAGGCCGCGCACGCGGTCCCCGGGTCACTGGAGCAACTGTCCCACCGCACCCGCGGGACACGTCAGGTGTTAGTGGAAGATTTCACACGCGTTACGCGAGGGTGGGTGGTGGCCCCTCGACAAGACGGTCGAGCAGCGCGGCCTCGTGACCGATGTAGGTCCGCTCGCCGCGCTCGTCGAGCCCGAGCGCGAACATGTGAACCGTCGCCGGCCCGTTGTCGCGCTCGACGCGCCAGAAGTGCGGGACCCCGGCACCGGCGTATTCCGCGGGCTTACGCAGCCGATCTTCGCTCCGGGTGCTGGGCGAGACGACCTCGACAACCAGGAGCGCGTCCTCCGGCTCGATCCACACAGTGTTTCCGGCGACAGAGTGACGCAGCACCATCAGATCGGGGTTACGGCCGGACGACCGTCCTTTGATGCGCAGGCCGGGCGTCGGAAGCACGAGATCCTGGGCGTAGCCATTGGCAACAAACCAAACCAGTAGCTGTGTGATGACGCGCATGTGGTCGACGTCGGCCGGCGCCATGATGAGGAGGTTACCCTCAACCAGCTCGTAGCGATGTCCGTGCTCGTCCGCGGCGGCCAACTCCGCCACGTCGTCGAGCGTCAGGTCGTAGACGGGTAGGTCCACACGCAGGCGCGGCCTGGGGTCGACCATGGTCATGGCTCACCTCCCTCGATCTGCCCATGCTACCGGTCGGAGGGCTCGCGCCACCTGTTCGTGATGGGCAGGCGGCGGTCGCGGCCGAACGCCTTGATCGAGATCTTCGTGCCAGGCGCGGACTGGCGGCGCTTGTACTCGGCGACGTCGACCATCCGCAGCACCTTGTCGACGACGGTGGCGTCGTGCCCCTCGGCGATCAGGTCGTCGCGCCCCTTGTCGCCGTCGACGTACCCGGCGAGGATCGCGTCCAGCTCGTTGTAGTCGGGCAGCGAGTCCGTGTCGAGCTGGCCCGGGCGAAGCTCGGCGCTCGGCGGCTTGCTGATCGCGTTTTCCGGGATGGGCGGCTCGGCGCCGCGCCGCTCGGCTTCGGCGTCGCGCCACCGGGCGAGCGTCCACACCATCGTCTTCGGTACGTCCTTGAGCGGGTTGAAACCGCCGACCGAGTCACCGTACAAAGTGGAGTAGCCGACGGCCAGCTCGCTCTTGTTGCCCGTCGTGAGCACCAGATGACCCTCCTGGTTGGACAGTGCCATGAGGATCACGCCGCGCACGCGCGCCTGCAGGTTTTCCACCGCCAGGCCGGACAGCGACATGTTCGACAGGAACGCGTCGACCATCGGCTGGATCGGCTCGATCCGGTAGTCGAGGCCGGTGCGCTTGGCGAGGTCGGCCGCGTCGTCACGGGAGTGCTCGGACGAGTGCTGGCTCGGCATCGAGACGCCCACCACGCGGTCGGGTCCGAGCGCGTCCACCGCGATGGCCGCCACCACCGAGGAGTCGATGCCGCCGGAGAGGCCGAGCACGACCGACCGGAAGCCGTTCTTCCGCACGTAGTCGCGCAGCCCGAGCACGAGCGCCTGCCACACCTCGGCCTCGTCGGTGACCCGGTCGGCGACGCCGCCGTCGAGCGGGCTGGCGGGTGCGGCCGGCACGGGGTCGATGACCAGCCGCCGCACGCTCATCTCGCCGAGGTCGCCCTCCGGCGCGTCCGGGTCGGCGGCCGGCAGGTCGAGGTCGTGGATGAGCAGGTGCTCGCCGAACTGGGGTGAGCGAGCC is part of the Phytohabitans houttuyneae genome and harbors:
- the panB gene encoding 3-methyl-2-oxobutanoate hydroxymethyltransferase produces the protein MSEPTLYGGPATRRIRTRDLIAAKQRGERWPMLTSYDQYTAGIFDEAGIPVLLVGDSAANNVFGYETTVPVTVDDLIPLVRAVVRATKRTLVVADLPFGSYEEGPTQALRTAVRFMKEGGAHAIKLEGGRRVAEQIAAITAAGIPVMAHVGFTPQSEHAIGGYRVQGRGDAAEDVVADAHAVAEAGAFAVVLEMVTSEVAKRITHDLPIPTVGIGAGPDTDAQVLVWQDMAGLRTGHAPRFVKRYADLAGALTDATKRFADEVRGGEFPGPEHAFH
- a CDS encoding Uma2 family endonuclease, producing the protein MTMVDPRPRLRVDLPVYDLTLDDVAELAAADEHGHRYELVEGNLLIMAPADVDHMRVITQLLVWFVANGYAQDLVLPTPGLRIKGRSSGRNPDLMVLRHSVAGNTVWIEPEDALLVVEVVSPSTRSEDRLRKPAEYAGAGVPHFWRVERDNGPATVHMFALGLDERGERTYIGHEAALLDRLVEGPPPTLA
- a CDS encoding NAD+ synthase — encoded protein: MPTLRLALAQVNPTVGDLSGNAAIVREWSRAAADSGAQLVAFPEMMLTGYPVEDLVFRESFVAASVAALERLAADLAADGLGDLPVVVGYLDADGPARISAEAEPDRGPRDALALLHGGRVAVKYYKHHLPNYGVFDEDRYFVPGDFLAVVRMAGVDVALTVCEDIWQAGGPFAIARQARVGLVVNINGSPYELDKDDVRLPLVARRAREAGAPVAYVNMVGGQDELVFDGDSMLVAADGTLLARSPQFGEHLLIHDLDLPAADPDAPEGDLGEMSVRRLVIDPVPAAPASPLDGGVADRVTDEAEVWQALVLGLRDYVRKNGFRSVVLGLSGGIDSSVVAAIAVDALGPDRVVGVSMPSQHSSEHSRDDAADLAKRTGLDYRIEPIQPMVDAFLSNMSLSGLAVENLQARVRGVILMALSNQEGHLVLTTGNKSELAVGYSTLYGDSVGGFNPLKDVPKTMVWTLARWRDAEAERRGAEPPIPENAISKPPSAELRPGQLDTDSLPDYNELDAILAGYVDGDKGRDDLIAEGHDATVVDKVLRMVDVAEYKRRQSAPGTKISIKAFGRDRRLPITNRWREPSDR